The Paenibacillus sp. YPG26 genome includes a window with the following:
- a CDS encoding sugar phosphate isomerase/epimerase → MRRLGIGLQLYTLRDETAEDFRGTLRKVAELGYEGVEFAGYGDIPADEMKALLDELGLKAISSHVPLQAMRTDLHKEMDYLRTLGAEYMICPYLAPEERPQGDGWRELFSFLQEVGAEARKHGLILGYHNHDFEFQDHVGGRTAFDALFEETSPESVQTELDVCWVQYAGHDPIAYINNYAGRLPLLHLKDFNTDEQGQLITLELGKGIVDLPAVIDTAAHAGVKWLIVEQDSCQIPPLQSVRNSLDWLKHNYLDQF, encoded by the coding sequence ATGAGAAGATTAGGAATTGGCTTGCAGCTGTATACACTGCGTGATGAGACAGCTGAGGATTTCCGCGGAACGCTTCGTAAGGTGGCAGAGCTTGGCTATGAAGGTGTAGAATTCGCGGGTTACGGCGATATTCCTGCCGATGAGATGAAAGCGCTCTTAGACGAGCTTGGACTCAAAGCAATCAGCAGCCATGTTCCGCTTCAAGCGATGCGTACAGACCTTCACAAGGAAATGGACTATCTCAGAACCCTCGGCGCCGAATATATGATCTGCCCTTACCTCGCGCCTGAAGAGCGTCCGCAAGGAGACGGCTGGAGGGAACTGTTCTCCTTCCTTCAGGAGGTAGGAGCCGAGGCCCGCAAGCACGGGCTGATTCTTGGCTACCATAATCATGATTTCGAATTTCAGGATCACGTTGGCGGGCGGACCGCCTTTGATGCGCTGTTCGAGGAGACCTCCCCGGAGTCGGTTCAGACCGAGCTTGATGTATGCTGGGTTCAATATGCCGGACACGATCCCATCGCCTACATTAACAACTACGCGGGCCGTCTGCCGCTGCTGCACCTGAAGGACTTCAACACGGACGAACAGGGCCAATTGATTACCCTTGAGCTTGGCAAGGGCATAGTCGATCTTCCAGCTGTCATTGATACAGCCGCCCATGCCGGAGTGAAGTGGCTGATTGTAGAGCAGGATTCCTGCCAGATTCCACCGCTTCAGAGTGTCCGGAACAGCTTGGACTGGCTGAAGCATAATTATCTTGACCAATTCTAA
- a CDS encoding 2,3-diaminopropionate biosynthesis protein SbnB — translation MRYLNDEHIQELGRDWIRLTDIIRQVITLQDAGETVRPLKPYLRFGDPANRIIAMPAYVGGDLQLAGIKWIASFPYNRKAGLPRAHNSIILNDTRTGKPRGFLRSSLLNGIRTAAVSGVMLQSYLEVRDPASVSVGIVGWGPVGRLHLEMSAALLGSRLKQVYLYDIEQVQLDTIPADLRSKVIIEQDWRQVYRKSDVFITCTVSDRRYIDERPREGSLLLHVSLRDYLPESIRHLKVLVVDDWQEVCRENTDIEQLHLQCGLQQRDTVSLAEVVLHGALGGHSEEEPVLFSPMGLGIFDLGIAGDYLEQAEERGLGTVLED, via the coding sequence ATGCGCTATCTAAACGATGAACATATCCAGGAGCTTGGACGGGATTGGATCAGGCTAACAGACATTATCCGTCAGGTGATCACCCTGCAAGATGCAGGGGAGACCGTGCGTCCCTTGAAGCCGTACCTTCGATTCGGGGATCCGGCTAACCGGATTATCGCCATGCCTGCCTATGTGGGAGGCGATCTGCAGCTTGCCGGAATCAAATGGATTGCCAGCTTTCCGTATAATCGTAAGGCGGGTCTGCCCCGTGCCCATAATTCAATTATTTTGAATGATACCCGTACCGGCAAGCCGCGGGGGTTCCTCAGAAGCAGTCTGCTGAACGGGATCCGTACCGCTGCCGTCAGTGGGGTTATGCTTCAGAGTTATTTGGAGGTACGGGATCCTGCAAGCGTCAGCGTGGGGATTGTGGGATGGGGGCCGGTGGGACGGCTTCATCTGGAGATGAGCGCCGCCCTGCTCGGCAGCCGGTTGAAGCAGGTCTATTTATATGACATCGAGCAGGTTCAGCTGGACACCATACCCGCGGACCTTCGTTCCAAAGTGATTATTGAACAGGACTGGCGTCAGGTCTACCGGAAGTCGGATGTGTTCATTACCTGTACGGTGTCTGACCGGCGCTATATTGACGAGCGGCCAAGGGAGGGCTCGCTGCTGCTTCATGTATCGCTCAGAGATTACCTGCCGGAGAGTATCCGCCATCTTAAGGTCCTGGTTGTTGACGACTGGCAGGAGGTATGCCGGGAGAATACCGATATTGAACAGCTTCATCTGCAATGCGGGCTGCAGCAGCGGGATACGGTGAGCCTGGCGGAAGTGGTTCTGCACGGGGCCTTAGGCGGGCACAGCGAAGAGGAGCCGGTGTTATTCAGTCCTATGGGGCTTGGGATATTTGACCTTGGCATCGCGGGGGATTACCTGGAACAGGCGGAGGAGCGTGGACTTGGCACGGTTCTGGAGGATTAG
- a CDS encoding Gfo/Idh/MocA family oxidoreductase, translating to MSKIKVAVIGCGAIAQRRHIPEYASHEQVELVALADPNLERAREMADMYGGTAYASYEEVLANEQIDAVSICTPNYLHAPMTIAFADAGVHVLVEKPMATTEEEGQQMIEAARRNGVYLMVGHNQRLMPPHVKAKEILDSGRLGKVLTFRTAFGHPGPDAWSVDGRESWFFEKEEAILGAMGDLGVHKSDFIRYLLGDEVAEVASFISTLDKEGTEVDDNAACLLRMKGGAIGTLAASWTQYQGGDNSTVLWCQNGVMKIGTVDGDEVIVELTNGTVETYKVGAMATNEKQVPSGIIDAFVESIQSQTPPAISGEEGLRSLQVILAAFESQATGRIIKL from the coding sequence ATGAGTAAAATCAAAGTAGCAGTTATCGGATGCGGAGCCATCGCCCAGCGTCGCCATATTCCCGAGTATGCAAGCCATGAGCAGGTGGAGCTCGTGGCCTTAGCGGATCCAAACCTTGAGCGGGCCCGGGAAATGGCGGATATGTATGGGGGTACGGCTTATGCAAGCTATGAAGAAGTTCTAGCCAACGAGCAGATCGATGCCGTCAGTATTTGCACACCGAACTATCTTCACGCTCCCATGACAATTGCTTTTGCGGACGCTGGGGTGCATGTACTTGTAGAGAAGCCAATGGCAACCACGGAAGAAGAAGGACAGCAGATGATTGAGGCGGCCCGGAGGAACGGGGTCTACCTGATGGTTGGGCACAACCAGCGCCTGATGCCCCCGCATGTGAAGGCTAAGGAGATTCTGGATTCAGGTAGGCTGGGTAAAGTATTGACTTTCCGTACAGCGTTCGGCCACCCTGGCCCGGATGCATGGAGTGTGGACGGCCGGGAGAGCTGGTTCTTCGAGAAAGAAGAAGCGATTCTTGGTGCGATGGGCGACCTCGGCGTCCACAAATCCGACTTCATCCGCTACCTGCTCGGCGACGAAGTGGCTGAAGTGGCTTCATTCATCAGCACCCTCGATAAGGAAGGCACGGAAGTGGATGACAATGCGGCCTGCCTGCTTCGCATGAAGGGCGGAGCCATCGGTACGCTCGCAGCCAGCTGGACCCAGTATCAGGGCGGAGATAACAGTACCGTGCTATGGTGTCAGAACGGTGTGATGAAGATCGGCACCGTAGACGGGGACGAGGTGATCGTGGAGCTGACCAACGGCACAGTAGAGACCTACAAGGTCGGCGCCATGGCTACCAACGAGAAGCAGGTGCCAAGCGGAATTATTGATGCTTTCGTGGAATCCATTCAAAGTCAGACCCCTCCGGCTATTTCGGGAGAAGAAGGTCTTCGTTCACTCCAGGTGATACTGGCGGCATTCGAGTCCCAGGCCACCGGACGGATTATCAAATTGTAA
- a CDS encoding cytochrome P450, with protein sequence MNSNESVSSSLFTKEFTKNPYPVYARLRDIDPVYKCVLPDGNQGWMITRYQDAVDAFKDPRLSKDPVKLFGGDPAHQSVFTRNMLFSDPPDHKRLRGLVQKSFTPGMIEEMRGRIQEIADELLNGFSGRDQIRLIDEFAFPLPIIVICEMLGIPAADRDKFRLWSTTLIEGSNGEYASEMKQHMEEFIQYLGQMFGRLRQEPGQDLISQLIAAEEEGDKLTEQELYGVVTLLIIAGHETTVNLIGNTLLSLLEHPDQLERLIQEPELIHNAIEESLRFNGPVEFSTSRWAKEDFDFKGKEFKKGDLVILALNSANHDPRQFESPDVFDITREKSAHLAFGKGVHLCLGAPLARLEGEIAIRSLLQRYPHIKLNVRPDELEWRPGMVVRGVKEIPLSL encoded by the coding sequence TTGAATTCCAATGAATCCGTATCCAGTTCTCTATTTACGAAAGAATTTACGAAGAATCCCTATCCGGTCTATGCCCGGCTCAGGGATATCGATCCTGTCTACAAATGTGTGCTGCCAGACGGTAACCAGGGTTGGATGATTACGAGATATCAGGATGCTGTAGACGCCTTCAAGGACCCGCGGCTCAGCAAAGATCCAGTCAAGCTGTTCGGCGGAGATCCGGCACATCAAAGTGTCTTTACCCGGAACATGCTGTTCTCCGATCCACCAGATCATAAGAGGCTGCGTGGACTTGTGCAGAAGTCCTTCACACCCGGCATGATTGAGGAGATGAGAGGGCGGATTCAGGAGATTGCGGACGAGCTTCTTAATGGATTTAGCGGCAGAGACCAGATCCGTCTCATTGATGAGTTCGCATTCCCGCTTCCGATTATTGTGATCTGTGAAATGCTGGGGATTCCAGCTGCGGACCGGGATAAATTCCGCCTCTGGTCCACCACCTTAATCGAAGGCTCCAATGGAGAATATGCCAGTGAGATGAAGCAGCATATGGAGGAATTCATTCAGTATTTGGGTCAGATGTTCGGCCGCCTAAGGCAGGAGCCGGGACAGGATCTGATCAGTCAGCTTATTGCAGCTGAGGAAGAAGGGGACAAGCTGACTGAGCAGGAGCTGTACGGCGTTGTCACCCTGCTGATCATCGCAGGTCATGAGACGACGGTGAATCTGATCGGCAATACCCTTCTGTCTCTGCTGGAACACCCGGATCAGCTTGAGCGCTTGATTCAGGAGCCCGAACTTATTCATAATGCGATTGAGGAATCGCTCAGATTCAACGGTCCGGTTGAATTCAGTACTTCGAGGTGGGCAAAGGAGGACTTTGATTTCAAGGGGAAGGAATTCAAGAAGGGCGACCTTGTTATCCTGGCGCTGAATTCAGCCAATCATGACCCAAGGCAGTTCGAATCCCCTGACGTATTTGATATAACCAGGGAGAAGAGCGCTCATCTGGCGTTTGGCAAGGGCGTTCATCTGTGTCTCGGAGCCCCGCTTGCCCGTCTTGAAGGTGAGATAGCCATTCGCAGTCTATTGCAGCGTTATCCCCATATTAAGCTGAATGTCCGGCCTGATGAACTGGAGTGGAGACCGGGAATGGTGGTAAGAGGGGTAAAAGAAATTCCGCTGTCATTATAG
- a CDS encoding YheC/YheD family protein: MSTTRRRVRSKLLKHRILLSSRRLARHLPAIRPYSPRALLQMLHRYGMVYVKPDNGSMGVGVIRVEARKGYYTFHQGTRPVTCRSFRELAVRLGRIIRRKRYLIQKGIHVLRHKGRPYDFRVMIQRRPDRVWEPTGIAGRLAHPRRAVTNGSQGGTIYDPIDLLRRPAGKRRAKRLLRRMDRMALLTSAKMARRYPFMNELGLDIAVDRKLKPWILEVNTRPDPCPFTLLPDQSLIRRIIAYGRAYGRSYPLNCGKARSAR; encoded by the coding sequence TTGAGCACAACACGAAGGCGTGTAAGGAGCAAGCTGCTGAAACACCGTATTCTACTCTCCAGCCGCAGGCTTGCCCGTCATCTTCCGGCGATCCGGCCTTATTCACCGAGGGCGCTGCTGCAGATGCTTCACCGCTATGGAATGGTCTATGTGAAGCCGGACAACGGTTCAATGGGCGTGGGGGTTATCCGGGTTGAAGCCCGCAAGGGCTATTACACCTTCCATCAAGGGACCCGGCCTGTGACTTGCCGTTCATTTAGGGAACTCGCTGTGCGTCTGGGGAGAATTATCCGGCGTAAGCGCTATCTGATCCAAAAGGGGATTCATGTGCTTCGGCACAAAGGCAGACCCTATGACTTCCGCGTCATGATTCAACGCAGACCTGACCGGGTCTGGGAGCCTACCGGAATAGCCGGAAGATTAGCGCATCCCCGCCGAGCGGTGACGAACGGCAGTCAGGGAGGCACGATCTACGATCCTATAGATCTGCTGCGCCGCCCGGCGGGCAAGCGCAGAGCAAAGAGACTGCTCCGGCGAATGGATCGTATGGCGCTGCTTACCTCGGCCAAGATGGCCAGGCGCTATCCGTTCATGAACGAGCTGGGGCTGGACATTGCGGTGGACCGCAAGCTGAAGCCGTGGATTCTCGAAGTGAACACCCGGCCGGATCCCTGCCCTTTCACCCTGCTGCCTGACCAGTCCCTGATCAGGCGTATTATCGCCTACGGTAGAGCCTACGGAAGGAGCTACCCGCTTAATTGCGGGAAGGCGCGTTCTGCGAGGTAG
- a CDS encoding glycosyltransferase yields MRVKRKSRIHGRPRRYISVQKKFYFSHILALIWMAASIVLSIPWVQDLGLLFTLPVALFIVIGISYIPGYMNAFMISSLLFDRQPKMKEQNPAEPITILVACYNEEAGVADTLRYIAAQDYQGELQVIVIDNNSADRTAAVAVETGESLGLSLRVIHESTPGKNHALNSALEHVHTELMITLDADTLLHKSAIRYLVGRYVSSPSDVCAVAGAVLVRNSRGKFLAKVQEWDYFLGIASIKRLQGLFQGTLVAQGAFSLYRTRSVIEVEGWPDAIGEDIVLTWRFLGRGWKVYFEPLAVAFTDVPENLHHFFRQRSRWARGMIEALKVVKPWQQPSPYTRYLTFCNLVMPYLDVVYTLVWLPGLILAFFGYYWIVGITTLLVLPLTFCVNFILYIYQRGVFKRLNLRIRKNALGFIAYVLLYQIIMSPVSVWGYVQEAFKLNRVWK; encoded by the coding sequence ATGCGTGTGAAGAGAAAGTCACGGATTCATGGACGTCCAAGAAGGTATATTTCCGTACAAAAGAAGTTTTATTTCAGTCATATTCTCGCCCTGATCTGGATGGCAGCCTCCATTGTGCTCTCCATTCCCTGGGTGCAGGACCTGGGCCTGTTATTCACACTGCCTGTTGCCTTATTCATAGTCATTGGCATCTCCTATATCCCCGGATATATGAATGCCTTTATGATCTCAAGTCTCTTATTTGACAGACAGCCAAAAATGAAAGAACAGAATCCGGCGGAGCCTATCACGATTCTGGTAGCTTGTTATAACGAGGAGGCGGGTGTCGCAGATACCCTGCGCTATATTGCAGCCCAGGATTACCAGGGAGAGCTGCAAGTCATCGTCATTGATAACAATTCCGCTGACCGGACAGCAGCAGTTGCCGTGGAGACGGGCGAAAGCCTTGGGCTTAGTCTGAGGGTGATCCATGAGAGCACGCCGGGGAAGAATCACGCTCTTAATTCCGCACTAGAGCATGTTCATACTGAACTGATGATTACACTTGATGCGGATACTTTGCTGCATAAATCAGCCATCAGATATCTGGTTGGGAGATATGTCTCTTCTCCAAGCGATGTCTGTGCGGTTGCAGGCGCTGTGCTTGTCCGCAACAGCAGAGGCAAGTTCCTGGCGAAAGTCCAGGAGTGGGATTATTTCCTCGGAATCGCAAGCATCAAGCGCCTGCAGGGACTATTCCAAGGAACCCTTGTGGCGCAGGGAGCCTTCTCGCTGTATAGAACCCGCAGCGTCATTGAGGTGGAAGGCTGGCCGGATGCGATCGGCGAAGACATTGTTCTGACCTGGCGCTTTCTGGGGAGGGGCTGGAAGGTGTACTTTGAGCCTCTGGCCGTAGCCTTCACGGATGTGCCGGAGAACCTGCATCATTTCTTCAGACAGCGCAGCCGCTGGGCCCGTGGGATGATTGAGGCTCTGAAGGTGGTCAAGCCCTGGCAGCAGCCGTCTCCTTATACCCGGTATCTGACCTTTTGCAATCTGGTCATGCCGTACCTGGATGTGGTCTATACCCTGGTATGGCTGCCGGGTCTGATCTTGGCCTTCTTCGGATACTACTGGATTGTCGGAATTACGACGCTGCTCGTGCTGCCGCTAACCTTCTGCGTGAATTTCATTCTCTATATATACCAGCGGGGTGTATTCAAAAGGCTGAACCTCAGAATACGCAAAAATGCTCTTGGCTTTATTGCCTATGTGCTCCTGTATCAGATTATCATGAGCCCGGTATCGGTATGGGGGTATGTACAGGAAGCGTTCAAATTGAACCGGGTATGGAAGTGA
- the sbnA gene encoding 2,3-diaminopropionate biosynthesis protein SbnA, protein MKLSGGIADIIGGTPLIHLNRLFNTKPYKVYGKLEWMNPGGSAKDRPALFMLREAILRGDLTGQSVIIESSSGNLAISLAQLCGYLGIRFICVVDPRTTEQHKKIIRALGGEIDLVTRPDPVTGEYLPARLNRVQELLAQIPHAYWTNQYANPDNALAHFQTTMKEIADQIGPVDYLFCGVSSCGTLHGCADYIREQGWSTRIIGVDARGSVIFGGDKAPRKFPGLGSGIVPGLYRSDLADEVVYVSDQDCVRGCRELVSQEAILAGASSGGVISAVRKLSAGIPDGASCVCILPDRGERYLDTVFNEEWVQKELGMPPAGPEEACGSCAI, encoded by the coding sequence ATGAAGCTGAGTGGAGGGATTGCCGATATCATTGGCGGTACACCCCTGATTCATCTGAATAGGCTGTTCAATACTAAGCCTTATAAGGTCTATGGCAAGCTGGAGTGGATGAATCCGGGCGGAAGCGCCAAGGACCGTCCCGCATTATTTATGCTGAGAGAGGCGATTCTCCGCGGGGATCTCACCGGACAAAGTGTAATTATTGAATCGAGCTCGGGCAACCTTGCGATCAGTCTGGCCCAGCTGTGCGGTTATCTGGGGATCAGGTTCATCTGTGTGGTGGACCCGAGAACGACAGAGCAGCATAAGAAGATTATTCGCGCGCTGGGCGGGGAGATTGATCTGGTTACCCGGCCCGATCCGGTCACAGGGGAGTATCTTCCGGCAAGACTAAATCGGGTACAGGAGCTGCTTGCACAGATTCCTCATGCATACTGGACCAATCAATATGCGAATCCGGATAATGCGCTGGCCCATTTCCAGACTACGATGAAGGAGATCGCGGACCAGATTGGGCCTGTCGATTATCTTTTCTGCGGTGTGAGCTCCTGCGGAACGCTTCATGGATGTGCGGATTACATCCGCGAACAGGGATGGTCCACCCGGATCATTGGGGTGGATGCGCGGGGCAGCGTGATTTTTGGCGGGGACAAAGCTCCCCGGAAATTCCCGGGCCTCGGATCAGGCATTGTACCGGGTCTGTACCGCAGTGATCTGGCGGACGAAGTGGTGTACGTATCGGATCAGGATTGTGTGCGGGGCTGCCGGGAACTGGTGTCCCAGGAGGCCATCTTGGCCGGAGCTTCGTCAGGAGGCGTAATCTCAGCTGTCCGTAAGCTGAGTGCGGGTATTCCTGACGGAGCCAGCTGCGTGTGTATTCTGCCTGACCGGGGAGAGCGTTATCTGGACACGGTATTCAACGAGGAGTGGGTACAGAAGGAGCTCGGCATGCCTCCGGCTGGGCCTGAGGAGGCGTGCGGCTCATGCGCTATCTAA
- a CDS encoding AraC family transcriptional regulator — METSLLICDYSYHSKPFVQNYRSGLTNYLFRLQTEGSCKVYLRGREYHVQAGDLILLRPGEDYALEVKDQDHSGRMSSGDYYIFCEGTWIDEWWSRTNRPVVNRIGVDEKLLRLWQNLLIEKRRGPMEENAEIMDYLLKGLCLYIDRAIAENTQSNRTVFAALRLKRFIEEHATVTFKLEEAATYAGLSLSRSVRLFKEHYGMTMIGYATEIRLNAALERMRYSSMTLEHIAETCGFSSYSYFHRVFRAKFGVSPSGYRMEERGS, encoded by the coding sequence ATGGAGACAAGCCTACTCATCTGTGACTATTCCTATCATTCCAAGCCCTTCGTTCAGAACTACCGGAGTGGATTAACCAACTATCTGTTCAGACTGCAGACGGAAGGCTCCTGCAAGGTATATCTCCGGGGGCGGGAGTACCATGTACAGGCCGGAGATCTGATCCTGCTCAGACCCGGGGAGGATTATGCTCTGGAGGTGAAAGACCAGGATCACAGCGGCCGTATGTCCAGTGGGGACTATTATATTTTTTGCGAGGGGACATGGATTGATGAATGGTGGAGCCGCACGAACAGACCGGTGGTGAACCGGATCGGGGTTGATGAGAAGCTGCTCCGGCTGTGGCAGAATCTTCTGATCGAGAAGCGCCGGGGGCCGATGGAGGAAAACGCGGAGATTATGGATTATTTGCTAAAAGGATTATGTCTGTATATTGACCGTGCCATTGCCGAGAATACGCAGTCCAACCGGACAGTCTTCGCAGCCTTAAGGCTGAAGCGGTTCATCGAAGAGCACGCGACAGTGACCTTCAAGCTGGAAGAGGCGGCTACATATGCCGGACTAAGCCTGTCCAGATCTGTCCGTCTGTTCAAGGAGCATTACGGCATGACCATGATTGGATACGCCACCGAGATCAGACTTAATGCGGCTCTGGAGCGGATGAGATACAGCTCGATGACACTGGAGCACATTGCGGAGACCTGCGGATTCTCCAGCTACTCATACTTTCACCGGGTGTTCCGCGCGAAATTCGGGGTATCCCCGAGCGGATACCGAATGGAGGAGAGAGGAAGCTAA
- the udk gene encoding uridine kinase, whose translation MLIIGIAGGTGSGKSTVARSVIHRLGSGKVTFISQDNYYKDHSYLSMSEREAINYDHPFAFDNELLIQHLLLLKEGKPAQAPVYDFTVHARSTVESVELTPNNIIILEGLHVLSDEKLREQLDIKVFVDTDPDVRILRRVLRDIEERGRTIQSIHQQYLATVKPMHEAFIEPSKKYADLIIPEGGENEVGIQLLSVLTEKYLTGDRSWGDA comes from the coding sequence ATGCTTATTATCGGTATCGCCGGCGGCACCGGCTCTGGCAAGTCAACCGTTGCCCGCTCTGTCATTCACCGTCTTGGCTCAGGTAAAGTCACGTTCATATCTCAGGATAACTACTATAAGGATCATTCCTATCTCAGCATGAGCGAACGGGAGGCAATCAATTACGATCACCCCTTCGCCTTCGATAATGAGCTGCTTATTCAGCATTTGCTGCTGCTGAAGGAGGGCAAGCCCGCCCAGGCTCCAGTGTACGACTTCACAGTTCATGCCCGTTCCACCGTAGAATCGGTAGAGCTCACGCCGAATAACATCATCATTCTGGAAGGGCTTCATGTTCTGTCCGATGAGAAGCTGCGCGAGCAGCTTGATATTAAAGTATTCGTCGATACCGACCCCGATGTGCGCATCCTGCGCCGGGTCCTCCGGGATATCGAGGAGCGCGGCAGGACGATTCAATCAATTCACCAGCAATATTTGGCTACGGTCAAGCCTATGCATGAGGCTTTTATTGAGCCTTCCAAGAAATATGCCGACCTGATCATTCCCGAGGGCGGGGAGAACGAAGTCGGCATTCAGCTGCTGTCCGTGCTGACTGAGAAGTACCTTACGGGAGACCGTTCCTGGGGCGATGCCTGA
- the msrA gene encoding peptide-methionine (S)-S-oxide reductase MsrA, translated as MSSEISKAIQTATLGMGCFWSPEALFGQIPGVIRTRVGYAGGTTDQPSYREMGDHSEVVQLDFDPGIVSYEDILRIFWNHHNPVNINDYKGRQYQSLVLYHNEQQRNAAGQVIREMELEGRAKPDTEVSLCVKFYPAETRHQKYYLHRYPDAVEKLSFVYPSQEELLNSTLAARLNGLAKGYANMAQIKQEIAEWPIGKSQCEGLINLISKIKW; from the coding sequence ATGTCTTCTGAAATTTCTAAAGCTATCCAGACCGCGACCTTGGGCATGGGCTGCTTCTGGAGTCCTGAGGCATTATTCGGTCAAATTCCCGGTGTAATCCGAACAAGGGTTGGTTATGCCGGAGGAACAACGGATCAACCCTCATACCGGGAGATGGGGGATCATTCCGAGGTGGTTCAATTGGACTTCGACCCGGGGATTGTCAGCTACGAGGATATTTTGCGTATCTTTTGGAATCATCATAATCCGGTTAACATCAACGATTACAAAGGGCGGCAGTACCAGTCTCTGGTGCTGTATCACAATGAGCAGCAGAGGAACGCGGCCGGGCAGGTAATCAGGGAGATGGAACTGGAGGGAAGAGCGAAGCCGGACACGGAGGTATCACTCTGTGTCAAGTTCTATCCAGCTGAGACACGGCACCAGAAATACTATCTTCACCGCTATCCCGACGCGGTGGAGAAGCTGAGCTTCGTCTATCCCTCCCAGGAGGAGCTGCTGAACTCTACTCTGGCGGCCCGATTGAACGGGTTGGCGAAGGGGTACGCGAACATGGCCCAGATTAAGCAGGAGATTGCCGAATGGCCGATAGGGAAGAGTCAGTGCGAAGGGCTGATTAACCTGATCTCGAAAATTAAATGGTAA
- a CDS encoding CoF synthetase: MNMPAWVVETWNRMNAAFPWIQARRGKTELESSPLSECNPPLLITAEDLELYYYSSDCPFPEQKQLHLYQTSGTSSGRRKRIYYSDADEAAYLSIKEEVFRAVLQGKGLRSALSDMGTGHAEATALAVFKGLGLEADSISFRLPVERHLEKLSAMKPEVLYTMPSILDRILGASDDPGSYGIRQVILVGEIASPGWIRRTAQQLRIPVDRITDTYGSIEVGTIAYYSYDYGRYIVTDGLWAEGVGTEELGEDLEPLPEGEQVLVLTSSVREAFPAVRYVTYDVVRDLRPIMVDGRLRQSFKSLVRRIGPDLKHGEKISIYDIENVVYAYAGKAGLAVEVAGNALRLHIDSDELSPALMEEIRREVEGRIPELGQMIRSGILGGIEVLHGKGPGGASNHSAVKSKRIWYS, translated from the coding sequence ATGAACATGCCCGCCTGGGTGGTGGAGACATGGAACAGGATGAATGCGGCGTTCCCCTGGATTCAGGCGCGCAGGGGGAAGACTGAACTGGAATCCAGTCCACTTAGTGAGTGTAATCCGCCGCTGTTGATCACAGCGGAGGACCTGGAGCTGTACTACTACAGCTCAGACTGCCCATTCCCGGAGCAGAAGCAGCTGCATCTGTACCAGACGTCCGGCACAAGCTCGGGACGGCGTAAGCGGATTTATTATTCAGATGCCGATGAAGCGGCTTATTTGTCCATCAAGGAGGAGGTATTTCGGGCTGTATTACAGGGTAAGGGCTTGCGAAGCGCCCTGTCGGATATGGGGACAGGTCATGCCGAGGCCACGGCTCTTGCGGTCTTCAAGGGACTTGGACTGGAGGCCGACTCCATCTCCTTCCGGCTGCCCGTAGAGCGGCATCTGGAGAAGCTCTCGGCGATGAAGCCGGAAGTCCTGTATACGATGCCGTCCATTCTTGACCGCATTCTGGGGGCATCCGATGATCCCGGTTCCTACGGAATCCGGCAGGTCATCCTGGTCGGGGAGATCGCCTCGCCGGGCTGGATTCGTAGAACCGCCCAGCAGCTGCGGATCCCGGTAGACCGCATTACCGATACTTACGGCTCTATTGAAGTCGGAACGATCGCTTATTACTCCTATGACTATGGCCGTTACATCGTGACTGACGGGTTATGGGCGGAGGGAGTCGGGACGGAGGAGCTGGGTGAGGATCTGGAGCCTCTGCCGGAAGGCGAGCAGGTACTGGTTCTGACATCTTCGGTGCGGGAGGCTTTCCCGGCAGTGCGGTATGTAACCTACGATGTGGTCCGCGATCTGAGGCCTATTATGGTGGACGGGCGCCTAAGGCAGAGCTTCAAGAGCCTGGTCCGGCGAATCGGCCCCGACCTGAAGCATGGGGAGAAGATCAGCATCTATGACATTGAGAATGTGGTATACGCATATGCGGGTAAGGCGGGGCTTGCCGTGGAAGTCGCGGGCAATGCTCTCCGTCTTCACATTGATAGTGATGAGCTTAGCCCGGCTCTCATGGAGGAAATCCGCCGTGAGGTTGAAGGCCGTATTCCCGAGCTTGGACAGATGATAAGGTCAGGGATTCTAGGCGGAATCGAGGTGCTTCACGGCAAGGGGCCGGGCGGTGCAAGCAATCACAGTGCGGTGAAAAGCAAACGAATCTGGTACAGCTAA
- a CDS encoding helix-turn-helix domain-containing protein, whose product MQVFQDFNLKVKKTFKATSKEDVLTVTEAGSRLGLSKDQMKAYADKNKLTKVPIMRSVHRYLLLKSEIDEIVKNQ is encoded by the coding sequence ATGCAGGTATTTCAGGATTTCAATCTAAAGGTGAAGAAGACATTTAAGGCGACAAGCAAGGAAGATGTTCTCACCGTGACCGAAGCAGGAAGCAGGCTAGGTCTCTCCAAAGATCAAATGAAGGCATACGCCGACAAAAACAAGCTGACTAAAGTTCCGATTATGCGCAGCGTGCATAGATATCTTTTGCTGAAAAGTGAAATTGATGAGATTGTGAAGAACCAATAA